In the Tenuifilum sp. 4138str genome, AGTGCCTTGCACTTGGGGCATCCTGTTCCCAAAACCTTTATTTCCATTGTTTGAAGTTTTAATGGTTTAACATTATTATTCTGATTTTCCAGCATTTGTGCTACATGAATTTGTATTTACCGTTTTCCAGATATTACTATTAAAAAAACGGTCGAATATTTCACGGGCTTCATTCCATGCCTCGGGGCGGATACAGTACTTGATTTTGGGCGGATTGAACTCCCCTTGTATCAGGCCTGCCTCGCGCAGCTCAGTTAAGTGCTGCGATAGCGTACTGCGGGCTATTGGTAGGTCGTTTACTATATCGCCGCTGTAACAGCAGCTTTGCTGCGAAAGTATTTGAAGTATCTGCACCCGTACTGGATGGCTAAGCGCTTTGGCGTAACGCGCCAGTTTTACTTGTTCCTCGGTATAGTTACTTTTCATCTTTCTCCAAAAAAAATTCTTGGCAAGTATACAAATATTTTGTATTTCGTAAAAATACGAAATGATTTTTTTTAAACTTTTTATGGGTCTTGTTTGTAAATTAATCCCTTTTGGTGAAACTACCCGTTGGCTTTCATGATAGGATGCCAGAAAACTTTGGTCATTTTAGGGAAAAGTTACAGTTTGTTAACTAGGAAAATTCAGTTAAGGTTACTAAATATGTAATAGATAAAGGGATGTTTGTTGAGAAGATTGATAAGTGACAAGATTAGCACTTGCAATATCGTGCACAACACTAGCAGCTAGTCATTATAAAATTCTTATTAAAGAATAGATCTTGCTTGGTTATGGGCGAGCAAATGGGGTAAGGCAAAGGTTTTAGGGGTTAGTAGCTTATCTTTCGTGTGATTTTGTACTCTAGCTTTTTGTCCCTAACCTTATTATTTTTGGTTACCCTGCACTGGTAGGTGAGTTTTTCAGTCCAATTCCCGTAGCTGTCGTATGTATACTGGTAAAAGTAACCCTGCTCCATTTTACTGTTGGGGAGTGCTTCCAGCACAATATCGCCGTGTGAGTTAAACTCGCGCTTTATGGCTGAAGGTGGCTCAGGCAGTTTAGGGTCGAGTGGGTAGGTGGTTGCACCTATAAACTGTTCGTTGGATTTGTAGCTAAGTACCCTTACTGTATTGTTTTGGGGGAGATAAACAACCCGCTCCTTTCCGGTTAGCACGTTTTTTTCGTTAAAAACCAGAACCTCGGTAATTTTAAGATCTTTGTCGGGGATTACTTGTGCCCGTTGTTTAAGTTGATTCTCAAAAAACAATGTTATCTCTTCAAGTACTCCAGAGGTGTCGTTGTAGGTTAGCAGGATTTGCTCATTAATCCATCCCTTAAAATTCATGAACTGCCTGTTTACCTTTTTGGTGAGTTCGCCTTTTGCATTATACTCCCATTGGCTTTCACCCATAATTCCACCTGCTTTGTTGTACCGTTTTTCGCTAACAATTTTTCCGTTTGAGTTGTACTGTTTTACTATTTTAAAGTAACTCGGAGTTCCGCTTTTGGGAATAAGCAACTCATGTACTTCCTCAACCTTGCTGAACGATGGGCCTTTCGATTCGGGTGCAAGGGAACTAAAGTATACGTCAATCACTGGCTGCGAAGCCAATGTGAGCGGAAAAAGCAAAAATGTGATTACTATAAGTTTTAGTTGCATTGCACCTTATGGTTTACTGCAAATATAGCAATTCCCTTATTTCCACTTTAAGATATTTTGGGGTTCCTGTAAGTAATCTCATTTATAAAATGAAAGAGCGCTACCTGTGTAGCGCTCTTTTCGGGACGGATACCGAATTATCCTACTCGTAGTCCTTTAAAACATTCATCAGTTTTTGCCTGGAGAAGAAGATTCGGCTTTTAACGGTACCGATTTTAAGGTTTAGCTTTTCGGCTATCTCCTTGTACTTGTAGCCCGATGTGTGCATCTGGAAGGGGATGCGGAACTCATCGTCGAGCTCATTAATCTTTTTACTAATCTCGCTGTGCGAGTACATGGCATCGGGGCCAAAGCTGTCGGGTTTGCTGTTTATTAGGAACTGGTTGGTGCTGCCATCAAAGGTGGTGCTCTGCTTTACCGATTTACGGTAGTTGTTAATGAAGGTGTTCTTCATAATAGTAAATGTCCACGCCTTGATATTTGTGTTATCCTCAAACTTATCCTTGTAGGTTAAAGCTTTAAGGTAAGTTTCCTGTAACAAATCGCGAGCATCCTCGCGGTTTGCTGTGAGACTGTATGCAAATCGCTCCAGATTTGGCTCCAGCTCTATGAGTGCTTGGTTGAATTCTTGCTGTGACATATGATTTGGTTTTAATTTAGACTAGTTAAAAATAATTTGTTGAAACAAATTTAGAATAAATCTAAACAATGTGCAAGATGATATTTATCAATTGATACAAAACTTATTATGGGTTCTAAATAAGTTTATGGCAACTTGATTGTTTTGGTTGGCGTTGAATGAATTTGTCTAAATAGCATGCCAAAAAAAAATCCCGCCAGGGGCGGGATTTATAACGTTAATTAGCTTATTTGGGGTGGTTACTTAATTATTGTTGGGTCGAGTCGGGCAATTATCTTCATCAGGTCCTGAGCCGATGAAACGTAGGTAAGGTACGATGGACCGCTTTTCTCCGTAAAAGCATGTCCGGTTGCAATAATCTCCACATCGGGTAAGGCCTTCTTCATGGGCTCAAAGGCCTCGTCCATATCGGCACTAACAAACGATGAAAGCGATGTAAACACCATTTTGCAGCCTAAGTCCTTGGAGCACCTGATAACATCGTCGATTGGTGTCGATTGGCCAAGGTAAATGGTCTTATAGCCTGCATTCTTTGCTATATAGGCAAAATATAGTAGTCCAATCTCATGGAATTCGCCTTCGGGTAGGAAGAAAATGATTGGTGTTGTTTTCCCAATTTCGGGTTGTTTGCAGGTGCGGTAAAGGTGGCTAAGTAAATTCCGAATTACGTTACTGGCAAAGTGTTCGTGTGTTGTAGTTATTGCTCCGGTTTGCCATAGGTCGCCAAGCCTTTGGAGATATGGCAGAACCAGATTCTCAAATGTGTACTCAATTCCATGCTTCTCGGACCATTCGCTGATGTGTTTTAGCAATTCGGTTTCATTGTACTGTATGGTGGCTGTAATCATGGGTTCAAGGTTGATATTGCCCATGCGGTGGTCCGATACAAACTTGGAGGCTAGGTCCGAAAGCTCTTCAAGCGACATGCTTGCCAGCTTGCTAATCCTAAAGCCGCGCTTAAGCAGTAACGATAGGTTAATGATAAACCTTAAATCGTTATCGTCGTAGCGGCGGATATTGGTGTCGGTTCGTTGGGGTGAAAAAATATTGTAGCGCTTTTCCCACATCCTTATGGTAGATGCTCTTATTCCTGAGAGCAACTCCATTTGCCTAATAGTGTATTGAGCCATTTTGCTAACTGCTAAAAGTGTTTATCAGTTTAACGCTAAAACGGTTAAAAGGTTTAACAAAATTATCAGATTTTTTTTCTAACAATCATCATTCCATCACGAATTGGCAGCAATACATTTTCAAGGGTGGTGTTTTCCTGAACCATTTTGTTGAACTGTCGGATTGCTTTTGTTTGCTCGTCGGTGCATGTTGGGTCAGCTACCTTGCCATTCCATAAAACATTATCGGCTATCAGAAATCCACCAGCGTTTAATTTTTCTGTACATAAGTTCAAGTACTGTGGATACTCCTTTTTCTCACCATCAATGTATATCAAATCGTATGTGTGGGGAAGGCCGGGGATTACTGTAAGGGCGTTGCCAATGATAAGGTTAACCTTGCTGGAGACCCCTGCTTTAGCAGTATAATGTTCAATGGTTTCCTGCAGCTCATCGTTTACCTCAATGGTGTCGATGTATTTGCCTGCTGGAAGCGCATTTGCCATGCAAATGGTTGAGTAACCTGTAAATGTACCAATCTCAAGTATACGATTTGGGCGTACCATCTGGCAAATCATCTCAATGAATTTACCCTGAACGGGGCCGCTTATCATGCGTGGGTTATAGGTGGTAAGGTATGTATGGCGGGTTAGCTCGTGGAGCACCTCATCCACCGGGGTGGTGTGGCTTTCGAGGTATTTGTCAATCTCATGGTTTGTGGTATACATGGCTACTTGTATATTAGCATCGACAGCTTATTGGGGCTAAGTATTTCATTGGCAATCTCCATAACCTCCAACGATGTTATCTCCTCAATTCTTTTGAATACGTTCTGAATGTTATCGGGGCGTTCGTAAACCAAAATACTTTTGGCCGTGGAAATCATGAGGTTTTCCCCGCTTTCGGCACCAATGGCCAGTTGGCCGATAAGCTGTTTTTTAGCTTTGGAGAGCTGCAGTATACCCATCCGTTTATTTCGTAGGCCGTCCAGTTCCTGAAGAATAAGGTCAATTGCCTTATCGGTATCAGCCTTATCGGTGCCAAAGTAAATGGTAAATATACCGGTATCGCTGTATGGAGTGTACGACGATTCCACATTGTAGGCCAAGCCATGCCGCTCACGGAGCGCCAGGTTGAGCCTTGAGTTCATTCCCGGGCCTCCAAGGATGTTGTTTACCAGGTGCATGGCAATACGGTTTGGGTTATGCAGGTCGTACGCAGTAGTGCCAACAATGCAGTGCGATTGGTAGGTTGATTTCTTAACGGTTTTTCTTTGTGGTAAGTATTCGGTAATAGGAAGCCTTTTGTAGTTACGGGTGTTTGGGTGTATGCCACCAAAATACTTTTCGGCAAGCTTTACTATCCGATTAAATGGGATGTTTCCAATTGAGCAGAAAACCATCTCATCGGTGTTATAGGTGCGTCCCATAAAATCGACAATGTGTTTTCTGGTAAACTTCCCAAGCTGCTTTTTTGTACCTAGAATATTTCGCCCAAAGGGGTGGTTAGGGAAAATTAACTCCTCAAAATCATCAAAAATTAATTCGGAAGGCGAATCGTGGTATGAGTTTATCTCATCAACAATTACTTCCTTTTCCCGCTTGAGTTCTTTCTCAGGGAAAGTGCTATGGAACATGATGTCGGCCAGTAACTCAACTGCGCGGGCGAAATCTTGCTTGAGGAACGTGGCATGAATAACTGTTTCCTCCTTGGATGTGTAAGCATTCAGGTCGCCACCCACATCCTCCATGCGGCTCATGATGTGAAATGCCTTGCGTTTTTTTGTTCCCTTAAAAATTACATGCTCAATAAAATGGGCTAGGCCATGCTCATGATCAAACTCGTCGCGTGTGCCGGTATTCACCATTATGCAGCAGTATGCCACTGGCGAATCGGTTCGTTTGTGGGCAAGTCGTATCCCGTTTTGTAGTGTATAGAGTTCAAATTCCATTCCCGCAAAATAATCTGCAAACCTATTACATTTATATGGTTTTACAAAAACCCTTAAGATTGAGTTTAATCGTTCACTTTTCCACAATTCTTCAAACTTACCCTAACTCCTTCTAACTCCATCGAGTTCTGTTTATTTCGAAAATTCCTAATCATCCCGAGTTATTCCCCCTCTTTGGCGCGCGTCTGCGGACGCGTGTAAGCGAGGGAGTTGGGCGGAGCCCAAGCCAAACGCAGCACTTCAGCCAGACAAAAAAAAAGTTTTTTGTTCGTGCCTGAACAAGGGAAATTTTACTAAATTTACAGAAGGCTACCGGGCGGAGCGATGTATGCCGCACGCGTTTAAAAACGAGCGGGAGCGAGGGTAATAAAGCGTAAGAAGTAATTGTCACGGACTACAAGTCCGCGCCAGCAATGGCGGGTGAAATGTTAATGTTACCCCACGGATTGGCTTTGCCGAACTCCCTCGGTCGGTTGCAAATCCGCGCGAGCGGGGAGGTTAAGGGAAGCAGAAATAAAGACAAGAAACAAGAATATTGATAAAGTGGTAAAACAAATCATAATAACCAAAACATTTTAGCCATGAAAAACAAGGTATTTATTTTATTTTTATTTATTATTCAATTCTCATATTGTCAGTCAAATGGAGAATATGATGAAAAAATAGTTGATAATCATTCTCGGTGTGGTATTTTAGAAGCACCATTTATGATAAATGAGCTTATTGAGATTTATAAAAAGGATAGTCTTATTATTAAAAGAATATTTAATAGAGAGGCACACAATAGGACGGAATATACCTTGTATTGTTACAATGTAGTTGCGGATTTTTTCTATAAAAGGCTATTAGAGTATAGAAAAAGTAAGAATAAGGCGATTATTGACAAAATGATTTCTGACTTAAATTATAATAAAAATATTGTTAAGCCAAAGATTGATTGGGCACATGTTTTTGAAACTTGTCTAACTTGTGCATTTGGAGAGTATCCAGATGATAGATTCTTCTATTTTCAGTTTTCTATTATGTTTATGGGAGAACAGGAGATAAAAGAAATGATAAGTGATGAAAACGGAGAACAGTGGAGATATGCATTAATGGCAATTAAAGGAGGAGATTCATTTACTTTAACCAAAGAAGAAAATTATGCAAGATATGTATTAGATAGGCGTACAGCACGATATATAATAGAAAGGTGGAAAGATAGTAAGCTTAAAGAGGTGCAGGATCTTATAGCTGTTTATAAGAGAGTAATGTAGCTTTGTCTTTTTTTAGTAAGGGTAAAAAACGGATTATTTCGTTAATATTTTCCACTTTTGTAAACTTTTGTTTCAACCCCCGCTCGCGCGGATTTACCTTCGGTGAGCTCCCTTCGGTCGGTTGTAAATCCGCGCGAGCGGGGGGTTGAAAGATTTGAATATCTTCCAGAAGAATATATAATGCCAGCAGATAATACAAAAGTTGTAATACCCGGAACAAATGGCTATTAGTGAAAAAGAACATAAAAGAAACACAAAGCAATTTCTTATTTATTCATTGGCATTTATTTGCATAATTGCAATAGGTATCTATGTTAAGCAAAAAGGAAAGAGCGAAGATGAACAAATTAATAAATATGGATCTTCAACCATAGGTTGGATTTATTACACCCAAAATTCAACAAGGGGATTATGGGTAAAATATAACTTTAAAGTAGAAAATAAGACTTTTAAAGGAGTGCTGAGAACTTATAAAAAAGGCATTAAGGTTGGTCAGAAATATGAAGTAGAATACTGTCTAGTCCTGAAATAAGTCTACAGGTTAGAAATAGATTTAAGCGACACACATAAAAACATGATCAGGGGTTTTAAAGCCCAAAGATACATGTAATCTTTTAGAGTTGTAAATGCTCACGGCCTGATCGACGGCTTTTCTGGCCAGGTGGGTAGAGGGGAAGGGCTGGTTGAGGAAGAACACCAGCTCGCGCGGATTTACCTTCGGTGAGCTCCCTTCGGTCGGTTGTAATCCGTGCGGTTGTAGTTCGGTAAAGCCAATCCGTGCGGTTATTTCAATAAAGCATAGTTGAAATAAACAATAAAGAGTAAGAAGTATTTGTCACGGACTACAAGTCCGCGCCAGCAATGAGTGGCATATGCCGCACTCGTCCGCAGACGCGAGTGAGCAAGGGGAGCAGTGCGTTGAAATAGCTATGACCATCGCCCATTAATTTTTGCTCCACACCAGCCGCATTTCCCATTGTTAAGGTTAACAAGTGCTACATTGTATCCCTTGCGTTCCACAACCACCTTACCGCATGATGGGCAAATGGTATCGCCCGATCCGGGCAGAACTGTATTGCCTATGTAAACATACTTTAACCCACACGATTGGGCAATCTCTCTTGCCTTAATCAGCGTTGATGTTGGTGTTTGTGGGAGTTGGGTAAGCTTGTATAACGGGAAGAACCGGCTAAAATGCAACGGCATTTCGGAGAATCCATTACTTGCCAGCCACTGGCACATCTTACGTATCATGGCATAATCATCGGTCCATGTGGGTATAACCAGGTTGGTTATTTCAACCCAAACGTTCATCTCGAGCAGTATGCGTAAGGTGTTAAGAATAGGCTCCAGGGTTCCTGCATTTAGCTTTAGGTAGATTTCATTACTAAACGATTTCAGATCGATGTTGGCAGCATCAATCCCTTTTGCGAGTTCGCGTAGCGGTTCCTCGTTTATGTAACCGTTCGATACTAGTACATTGCCTATGCCCTTTTTCTGAGCAATTCCGGCGGTTTCATACATGTATTCGTAAAAAGTAATTGGCTCTGAGTAGGTGTATGCTATGCTTTTGCATCCATTGCGTTTGGCCTGCTCAACCACCTGTTCGGGGAATAGCTCTGCATTTCGGGTGTCCTTGGGGCTACTTTGCGAGATCTCCCAGTTCTGACAGTTCAGGCAACCAAAGTTACAACCAGCCGTTGCAATGGAAAACGATTTGCTTCCCGGGTAGTAATGGTAAAGTGGTTTCTTCTCAATGGGATCGATATGTACGGCGCACGGATTACCGTAGGCAATGGTGTATAGCTTTCCGTTGTAGTTAACCCGGTTGCGGCACTGGCTGGTTTCTCCGGGACGAATATTGCACTCATTGGGGCAAAGGTTGCAACGCATACCGCGCGGAGTGGGTGTGTAAAACATTGCCTCGCGGCTCCACTTCCAGGGTTTATCGTCCAACCCAAATGCCGATAGGCTTAAGTATCGCAGGGCCATTAAACTACCGGTTGCTAATAGGCTCCTTTTTAGGAATTCGCGGCGCGATATCTTTTCCATGGTATAAGTTTTTTAAACTTTAAGAAACAGGTAAATGCCAATGAAAACCAATAATACCGAAATGCTTGAGAGAAATCCAATTGATGGTATTAGCAAAAGTGTAACAATTACAATGCCAGCAGCCGATCCCATAAGGTCGGCAGCATAGGTTTTGGCAGGTTGGTTGGGGTTAGAGTTTGAATTCTCGGTAATACTAATATACAGGTAGCCAACACTAAACGAAGCAATGAGTATCCCTGCACTTACAATGGCTATTAATAGCCAAATCTCCACATGCATCATAGTTATAAAAAGGGCAAAAAGAATAATAAATGAACCGATTAGTGATATTTTTATGTGTTTAGGTTTTATACTGATTACCTTCCCGTATGCCATTGAGCCTAGCGCTAGTCCTCCCATGAAAAGGGCAATCATTGCGCCAAGCGTGCCGTAAAGTAAGCCTGCTGCAATTTGTAGAGTTAATAGGTAAAGGGTTTGGATAGCCGATCCGGCAAATCCTACAGCATACATCGCGCGCAGGTGGTAGTTAGTAACAAAGAAAGGGATAAGCAAAAGGACGGCTCCAACGACCAAAAGTAGCCAAATCTTATCGCCAAACATCGATAGGTACCCTAGCGTGTTCTGTAATACCGGCCAAGGATGATTATCTGTGTTTATTTTCTGGGTTGATTGGGTTTGCTCATGAAAGAAATGGTTACGCTGAGCAATGTGCTCATCGTTGATGTAATCGGGGCGTACGTATAGGTTGGCTTCGCCAATATTTTGCTCGCTTAGTAGTTGGGCCATATCAATACGTATAGTGCTATCCGATGCAAGCAGGTAATCGCGCTCGCCACTTATTACCTCTACTTTGCGGAAAACGCTTTTAAACGTGGCTGTTATCGACGTGTAGGCCTTTTGCCTTGGTGCCGATGGGTAGTTCCCAATACCTGAAAGGCTAATACTTAAAACCCCATCTGCTGTCAAGTGCTTCTTTAAAAGTTCAAGGAATTCAATGGTAAAGAAACGGTTTTGTTCAAGCGATGTTGGCTCGGGCGTTGTGATAATTGCAATGTCGTACTTTTCCGATGATTTTCTCAGAAAACCACGAATGTCACTATTAATAATTTTAGTATTGTCCGGGAAATCAACCTTACAATAGTTTCGACTCATCCTTAAAAGATGGGGATTAGGTTCTACATAATCTACTTTTTTTACTTGCTTATACTTTTTCAGCTCATCAATCAGACCCGCATAACCTCCCGATACCAGTAAAACCTTGCTGGGCATGTAGCGTTGCGCCATGGTGTAATGCACTACTTCCTCGCAGTAAATGGTATTTTGCGTGCCAAAAAGCATTGTTCCATTTTCGAAAAAATTGAACTGATCCTCCGAACCGTTCACGGTTATACTTCCATAGGGCGAATCGGTTACCGATAGTACCTTCTGCCCCGGAAAAAGCATCGACTCCGCTTTAATATCAAAATTTAATGTTTTTACTGATATGCCTATTGTTAAAAGCGCCAGTGGAATAGCAAGTTTGGCAATATTTTTAAGGGGGTAGGCTATGATTAAACTTGCTAAAAATCCAACAGCAATTGCTGCAAGGTATGTATTAAAAATCCAGATAATTACAAGCGATAGCAAAAGTCCCCCTGCCAAACTTCCTAATGCTTCGTATGCATAAATGGATGGGTATTCCGATTTTATTTGTTTGGTGAGCAAGGCGTAAACCATGCCCGATGGGAAAGCGGTGGGAGTCATCATTACGACAATCATCACTATAACATGGTAAGGTGGAATAAGCACACCCGACGGGAAAAAGGTTTGCCTGATTTCGCCCGATAAGAAAATAAAAATTATGGCTGAAAGAAACATAAACCCTAGTGCCATTCGGGTTAACTTTTGGGGGTTTATCCCGTTAGCCGTTCGGCTTCCGGCAATGGCACCCGCAGCCGACAGTAGCATCCATATACCTATTATCCATGTTATTAGGAACTCGTTCCCCTGGAATACCTTAGTGAACTGCCTAATCAGCAGTACCTGAAGCGATACCGAGAGTAGTCCAAGCGCAAAAGCTGATTTAACAAGTTGCTGCTGTGTATTAACCGTTACCGTTTTGGTTTGCCTACCCCTAAACAAAAGGTATTTGCTGAAGTACCCCCTGTGCCAAAGGGTATGAATGAATGCCACCACGCTCATGGCAATCCCAAGCTGAACGTGCCACTGTAGTATGACCTTAACATAACTCCACCCCAGCTTATAGTTTATATTGATTGTTAGTAGAATTCCAAGAATGGCACAGCCAAGGAATACAAACAGCAGAGCAAAGTTCCAGAACTTCCGATGGGTTGAAAAAGATATAATGCCTGCTTGCACCATTAGGCTGCCAAGTAGATAATATATGGTGATGGCTAACGAAATGGGAATCAGGAGGTAGGGTGAACTCATGAGTGGCAATCTACTTTAAGCCCAGTTCCTTCTCATCGAAAACAATGGCCTCGTAAGTAAATATTTCGGCATCGCGCCAGCCATCCCACCCAATACCAGCCTTGTCGCGTGCGCAGTGGCCAAGGAATTCTTCAAGCGACCATCGGGTTTCCTTTGCCACCTGTGGCAAAAACGTTCCGGAACGACCTCCTTTTTTGATATATATTCCGTGCTTACCCAGTTCAATCTCCTTAATGTTGCTTATTCGTTTCATTGGAGTAAGAACCGAAATCTCAATATCAATATCGTTCAACTCATCGGCTGTTACCGATTCAAAACGGTAATCCTCAGTTGCCGCCGATATGGCCATGGCCATTACTACACGGTAGAGTGGGGTTGTGGTGGAAAAATTTCCAATGCATCCACGTAACTTACCGTGGTTGTGCAGGGTTACAAAAGCACCGGCATTGGTTTTTAGAGTTGATGATAGTTTGGACTCATCGGGTGGTGTGGGGGTTTTCCCGGAAAGGTATTCGGTGATGGTTTTCCGTGCAAGTTTGAGTAGCTCGCGTTTATCGTTGTTGGTTAGGTTGAAGTCTGCAGTTTTGGCTTGCTGTTGAATGGCAGCAATAGCCCAGTAGCCTACAACCCTATCCTTGCCGCCGTAAGGCGAATCGCCGGAGTTCCTATACATAATTGTTTTGTAGGTAATACCCGGTTTCCCCTCAGTGATTTTCAAAAGCATAAGCCCCGATGTCCATCCACACATGGCTGTTGCCAGGTCGTCGATACCAGCATTCTCGTTTCGGATTTTGGCTTTCATGAACTCTACAGGCGAGTTAGAGACAATGGCATGGGCCATATCGTCGTCGGTGCGGCGGGCATCCTCGTAAGAGGGGTAGTGTGAGAAGTCGGAACTGATTATGAAAAGATTATCGGGGTTAAGGTATGGTTCTAATGCTTCGGCCAAAAGGGTAACAGTGGCTTGCGATTCGCCACCAATAATTATGGGGATAATGGAAAAATCGTTTTTTAGCCAGTATTGCAGAAATGGCAATTGAACCTCAAGGCTATGCTCCTTGACATGTGGTTTTACATCAACCGTAAATACCTTATGGTTTTGAACGAGTTCGTTTGCCAAAGGGTCAATAGGGACCCTGCCTAGTGGCGTAATAAATGCACCTTTGGTGTAAACGGCTGCTCCTGTAAAAAACATGGTGTGGCTCGATCCTATCAGGAAGATATGCTTGAACTTTTTATCCCTGTCAATTTGCCTATACCCGCTTGCAGCCACTTGACCGGAAAAAACGTAACCGGCATGAGGTACAATTAGGGCTAGGGGCTGAGCATCCATAACCTTTTGTGCACTATCGAAGTAAGATTTCACCTCCTTTTCCAGCTGAGCCTTTGTGCCGGGATAAAATTGTCCTGCTACAGCTGGTTGCCTATCGAAATCGTTAGGTTTATTCATATTCTGTCCGTTACACGATGTTTCGGTTACTATTAAAACTGTTAGCGTAAAAGCACATAGCTTTTTACTTCGGTTAAGCAGATTATACATTATGCTAACGGTTTGGTATTTCCCCAAATTTACCTTTAGGATAGGGAAAAGTCAAGGGGAAACGACAGAAATATTTAAGCAGGAATGGAATAGCGTTTTCAGCTGAAGCGGTTCCTCTAGGAGTGTGTTCAGAAGTTTTGAAGAGGAAGTAATGACCGGCAGAAAATTTGAAAATAATTTACATGCAAGTTAAAATCTATCAAATTAAAAAACCCGGCTTTTGGCCGGGTTTGGGTGGAAGATGGGACTTGAACCCACGACCCCCAGATCCACAATCTGGTGCTCTAACCAGCTGAGCTACATCCACCATGTCAATTGCGGCTGCAAAGGTATAAACATTTTTTCTAAATGCAAAAATGTTCAAAAGTAATTTGATAAAACGCTGTTTTGACATCAATTTTAATACCTTCGCATTAGTAAGTTATATTTATGTTTGGCCTTGTATCAAATTCTACACGCGCATTGCAAGCTTTTCAGGTAATGCGTTTTGTAGCCATGCTCACCATTGGGATAGCCATGGCAAGGCTTGGCTTTGGCAAAACTGCAATAGGAAACTATGAGGCGGTACTCTTTATTAGCGGGCTACTTACTACATTTTGGGTTACAGGGCTAATTCAAGCATTGCTTCCGCTTTATACCCGTAGTGACGACATTTCAAAAGATGATCGTTTGTTTAATGCCTTTATGGTC is a window encoding:
- a CDS encoding ArsR/SmtB family transcription factor; the encoded protein is MKSNYTEEQVKLARYAKALSHPVRVQILQILSQQSCCYSGDIVNDLPIARSTLSQHLTELREAGLIQGEFNPPKIKYCIRPEAWNEAREIFDRFFNSNIWKTVNTNSCSTNAGKSE
- a CDS encoding RNA polymerase sigma factor — encoded protein: MSQQEFNQALIELEPNLERFAYSLTANREDARDLLQETYLKALTYKDKFEDNTNIKAWTFTIMKNTFINNYRKSVKQSTTFDGSTNQFLINSKPDSFGPDAMYSHSEISKKINELDDEFRIPFQMHTSGYKYKEIAEKLNLKIGTVKSRIFFSRQKLMNVLKDYE
- a CDS encoding MerR family transcriptional regulator, translating into MAQYTIRQMELLSGIRASTIRMWEKRYNIFSPQRTDTNIRRYDDNDLRFIINLSLLLKRGFRISKLASMSLEELSDLASKFVSDHRMGNINLEPMITATIQYNETELLKHISEWSEKHGIEYTFENLVLPYLQRLGDLWQTGAITTTHEHFASNVIRNLLSHLYRTCKQPEIGKTTPIIFFLPEGEFHEIGLLYFAYIAKNAGYKTIYLGQSTPIDDVIRCSKDLGCKMVFTSLSSFVSADMDEAFEPMKKALPDVEIIATGHAFTEKSGPSYLTYVSSAQDLMKIIARLDPTIIK
- a CDS encoding O-methyltransferase, producing MYTTNHEIDKYLESHTTPVDEVLHELTRHTYLTTYNPRMISGPVQGKFIEMICQMVRPNRILEIGTFTGYSTICMANALPAGKYIDTIEVNDELQETIEHYTAKAGVSSKVNLIIGNALTVIPGLPHTYDLIYIDGEKKEYPQYLNLCTEKLNAGGFLIADNVLWNGKVADPTCTDEQTKAIRQFNKMVQENTTLENVLLPIRDGMMIVRKKI
- a CDS encoding M16 family metallopeptidase is translated as MEFELYTLQNGIRLAHKRTDSPVAYCCIMVNTGTRDEFDHEHGLAHFIEHVIFKGTKKRKAFHIMSRMEDVGGDLNAYTSKEETVIHATFLKQDFARAVELLADIMFHSTFPEKELKREKEVIVDEINSYHDSPSELIFDDFEELIFPNHPFGRNILGTKKQLGKFTRKHIVDFMGRTYNTDEMVFCSIGNIPFNRIVKLAEKYFGGIHPNTRNYKRLPITEYLPQRKTVKKSTYQSHCIVGTTAYDLHNPNRIAMHLVNNILGGPGMNSRLNLALRERHGLAYNVESSYTPYSDTGIFTIYFGTDKADTDKAIDLILQELDGLRNKRMGILQLSKAKKQLIGQLAIGAESGENLMISTAKSILVYERPDNIQNVFKRIEEITSLEVMEIANEILSPNKLSMLIYK
- the amrS gene encoding AmmeMemoRadiSam system radical SAM enzyme; translated protein: MEKISRREFLKRSLLATGSLMALRYLSLSAFGLDDKPWKWSREAMFYTPTPRGMRCNLCPNECNIRPGETSQCRNRVNYNGKLYTIAYGNPCAVHIDPIEKKPLYHYYPGSKSFSIATAGCNFGCLNCQNWEISQSSPKDTRNAELFPEQVVEQAKRNGCKSIAYTYSEPITFYEYMYETAGIAQKKGIGNVLVSNGYINEEPLRELAKGIDAANIDLKSFSNEIYLKLNAGTLEPILNTLRILLEMNVWVEITNLVIPTWTDDYAMIRKMCQWLASNGFSEMPLHFSRFFPLYKLTQLPQTPTSTLIKAREIAQSCGLKYVYIGNTVLPGSGDTICPSCGKVVVERKGYNVALVNLNNGKCGWCGAKINGRWS
- the amrB gene encoding AmmeMemoRadiSam system protein B, which codes for MYNLLNRSKKLCAFTLTVLIVTETSCNGQNMNKPNDFDRQPAVAGQFYPGTKAQLEKEVKSYFDSAQKVMDAQPLALIVPHAGYVFSGQVAASGYRQIDRDKKFKHIFLIGSSHTMFFTGAAVYTKGAFITPLGRVPIDPLANELVQNHKVFTVDVKPHVKEHSLEVQLPFLQYWLKNDFSIIPIIIGGESQATVTLLAEALEPYLNPDNLFIISSDFSHYPSYEDARRTDDDMAHAIVSNSPVEFMKAKIRNENAGIDDLATAMCGWTSGLMLLKITEGKPGITYKTIMYRNSGDSPYGGKDRVVGYWAIAAIQQQAKTADFNLTNNDKRELLKLARKTITEYLSGKTPTPPDESKLSSTLKTNAGAFVTLHNHGKLRGCIGNFSTTTPLYRVVMAMAISAATEDYRFESVTADELNDIDIEISVLTPMKRISNIKEIELGKHGIYIKKGGRSGTFLPQVAKETRWSLEEFLGHCARDKAGIGWDGWRDAEIFTYEAIVFDEKELGLK